A region of Planktothrix tepida PCC 9214 DNA encodes the following proteins:
- a CDS encoding SPFH domain-containing protein, giving the protein MFQYILGILFPIIIGFTLNSSVKVISTSDLAIVERLGKYKRTLKPGLQFIVPVVEKIVYYDTNRERLLDIDPQEVITKDQITLKINAAVFWKIEDLQKFYYNVETNKTKEAISNLVLTTLRAEIGLINFEDLLAKIKELNKRLLEALGEGTKLWGITIIRVDIQNITPPKSLQEAMERKRVAESKKQAEILEAQGQALSIKVLAETLGLKTDSSEFLKFLITKQYVEANQQLSQSPNSKVIFMNPNQLTEPIAHLMENESENTPPSIILPNLEEVTKPQSNPNTPKT; this is encoded by the coding sequence ATGTTCCAGTATATTCTGGGTATTTTATTTCCGATTATCATTGGATTTACACTGAATTCTTCAGTTAAAGTGATTAGTACCAGTGATCTAGCAATTGTTGAACGATTAGGTAAATATAAACGCACCCTAAAACCGGGGCTTCAGTTTATTGTGCCTGTGGTTGAAAAGATTGTTTATTATGATACTAACCGGGAACGTTTATTAGATATTGATCCCCAAGAAGTAATTACAAAAGATCAAATCACTCTGAAAATTAATGCTGCGGTTTTTTGGAAAATTGAAGATTTACAGAAATTTTATTATAACGTTGAAACCAATAAAACGAAAGAAGCCATTTCTAATTTGGTTTTAACTACCCTGCGGGCAGAAATTGGCTTAATTAATTTTGAAGATTTATTAGCTAAAATTAAAGAACTGAATAAAAGATTATTAGAGGCTTTAGGAGAAGGAACAAAATTATGGGGGATTACGATTATTCGAGTTGATATTCAGAATATTACGCCTCCGAAATCTCTACAGGAAGCCATGGAACGCAAGCGGGTTGCTGAGAGCAAAAAACAGGCAGAAATTTTAGAAGCTCAAGGACAAGCTCTATCCATAAAAGTATTAGCTGAAACTTTGGGATTAAAAACAGATAGTTCTGAATTTTTAAAATTTTTAATTACAAAGCAATATGTTGAAGCCAATCAACAGTTAAGTCAAAGTCCGAATTCTAAAGTTATTTTTATGAACCCGAATCAATTAACAGAACCCATTGCTCATTTAATGGAAAATGAATCCGAAAATACACCTCCTTCTATTATTTTACCGAATTTGGAAGAAGTCACTAAACCTCAATCTAATCCTAACACTCCAAAAACCTAG